The genome window CTAGACCCCATCCCTGATTCTCACTCGTCTTGGAAGAGCCTGAATCAGAGGGAGAGAGATCAGAGGAGCCGTCCCACTGAAGCCGGCTGATCAGGGCCTGGCTGTCAGTCATGTCAAAGCTGTCATTATCCAAGGAACTCTCGACCTCTGGGAGGACGCTGGAAAAGTGAGGGGCCAAAGAAGGGCTTTAGGAATACCAATCACTGTCCCAAACTTCCACAATATATCACCCTTCTCAGAGGTCACTTACGCTGAGGGTCCGAGGAAGTAAATCCGCACAGCTCGCCGCTGCTCATCTGTGTGCTGGGGGCACCGCAGGGACCTGGTGGGGAAGAGAATTACCAGACCCTGACGAGGCAGGAAGGCTCTGAGGAACTCAGGTGAAGCCCCTCCCCTCAGCAGAGGCAGAAGGGATTGACACAGACAGGGAAGGGATGAAGAGAGCCTCCAGATTGTGACCTAAGGCCTGACCGTtaaaggagggaaggggagggaaaggcTGGGAGTGCCACTGCTCAAGTCCAGGGATACTCCTGACCCATGCCAGGGTGAGTGTGCAGGAGGGCCCCTGACCCCCTTTCTAGGTTCTGAGCTCACCTTGTGCACATCTTCTTGGTGTGTTCAGAAATCACCCCACATTGCTGGAAAAGGAATATAAGCTGAAAGGAGGGATGGAGGGGAACCTACTCTAGACCCTAGTTATTCTCTTCTGTACAAATGCTAGATTGCACAAGCAGAAATGGCCCCAAGGTGTCCAGAGCTGACAGTCCCAGGCCACCATTGGCCAGGAAACCTAAATCCAGAGAGACAGCAGCTGTATGGCCCTGACTGCTACATCAACTTCCTCCAGGGCTTTGACCACTGTTGTGGCTCCAGCCCACTCCCCAGGGCCTCCTCTTCCCTGGTCCCTCACCGTGGTGAGCAGGCTACGAAGCTCCTCTGGCCCCAGGGTCTCATAGCTGATCCCAGCTGAGTTGTTATACTGGGAGAGAACCAGAAGTACAGGTTAGAGAAGGGGCAGCCAAAGAAGGGGGATGGGGTAAGGTGGGGGTGAGGAATCAGTCCCTCTCATCCCTTTGTAAAGAAGACCTTAGGACTGCCCAGCAGTTTTCCAATGAGTCTTTCCATCCCACCTGCACATGGATAAGGCCCAGAAAGAACATAAATATCCAAGACCTAAGTACCCCATCCAGTGCTATGTTTGGCAGCATTCTGACCCATCTGTCCAAATCCCACCCACCCACAACCAGGAAACTAAGGGAACCTAAGAAGGCCAGTCTCTACTCACCTTAAAAGGATCCGAATTGCTAAGTTcccctgaagaagaaaaaagaaggggaagggTGTTTGATGCAGAGGTACAGACAGAGAACCCTGAAAATAACCAGAGAGGAAGTGGGGGTGACAGAACGATAACAGGCCCTCCCTCAATAGCCCTGTCACCCAAGCTCCCTACCTCCACCCCACAGCGATTCCCCAAAGACACAGCTACGAGCAAACCCATTGTTCCAGCTCCACTtaccatttttgtgttttaaagacTTGGATCTTCGAGGGGAATTGGGGTTCTGGAATGGGAGATACCATAGCTTTGGGGAAAGGGTAACGATAAGGGGGAGCCGAGAAcccagggaaggaaaaaagatttgACAAAGAAATATCCTCAAATTCCTATTCTTCCTCCCCTCTCTACCCATATTCCCTCTTCCCCCATTCCCTCAAGgcctctgcttccctcctgcccaccagacacccttGCCTCAAAACCCGGAAAGATACCCAGTGACCTCAGACTTGAGTCAAGATACCGGAGGACTCCCTGCCCAAAGGGGAGGGTATCTGTCCTTCACCCAAATTTCCCTCATGCTTGCCCCCAGCTCTCACCTTGTCTGATTTTCTCTTCTTGGCTGTGTAGGACAAAGGATAAAGGGCAGGATCACTTTAAATTCTCAATCTAAGGGCACCTAAAGGAAAGTGCAAAGCTACACTCCCCCCAAACTCAAGATAAGAACTTGTGACTGTTTCATAACCAATTCCTGCTTGCCCACCTCATCCCAATGCTCCCCAAATCCCCAAACACCTTTCTTCTCTGAGCCGTAAGACCAGTCGTTGTCATTGATGTCATCGTTATCCTCTTGGTCACTCTCAGACTTGTTCATATTGTTGCTATTGGCAATCCTGCCAAGggtaggaaagaaagaatcagGGTTGCCACCTCTCTCTGCCCCCAACTTTAAAGGTATAGGGGAGCATTTGGGGCCAAGCATGCCCACTCTCTATACCCTACAAATGCCCCAGGGGCCTACACCATGGTGCAGGCTGCAAAAGGTGAGCTCTGGTTCTAGTAGGGGGAGAAGCCCTCACCGGCGGTTGGCGATTCGGCTGCTGTTCCGACCCATTCCCAGGCACTTTTCCAGATGGGGAGCAAAGCGGGAGGCAGCAATGCTGCGGCTGCAATTGGGGCAGACACACTCCTTGCTCTTCCACTGGTTGAAAACCTGTCCAAAGATGTCCAACCCCGGCTGGTCCACGATCTCTGGGGACAGGAGAGGCGTGGCGATCAGGGCAGGCAGGAGACCCTCACCTCTTGTTCCCACCCGTGGCCCATGGCCTATCCAAACCCCCTGCCTAAGCTCACGGGAGCTCCAGGCTCTACATCTGGTCcaatttccagagaagaaatCTCCAAGTACTCCCAGGGCAAGGCTAGATTGCTCTCCTTCAATGCTGAAGCTCACCAAAATCCTTCATGCTATCAGGGTCTGTGTCGTCCAGGAAGAAGTAGCCACACTTGACAGCCCGGTGTACCTCAAAGCAGAATCCCAAACAGGAATCCTCGACCAGGTCCGCATATATCTCCTGAGCGATGGCCTGGGCCCAGGGGAGAATATCCATGGTCATGAGAGTCACAGCCCCCTGGACTGAGAGCAATTCTCACCAACCAAATCTCCTGCCAATTCGCTCTGGCCCAAAATAATGCTTTCTTTGCCATTTTCCCCATCTTGACTTTATGTTCTTTCTTCCAGATCCTTGGGCCTTTTCAGCTGGCTATTAAGGAACGAGGCTGACTACCCAAATTCCTCTTTGGCGTGGATGCTGGATATAGTGACGTAGAGACATCAAGAGAAAGAACTAGAGGCACACGTGGGGGAGCCCTCACCTCTAGTTTGCTGTTATCCAGGCCAGACAAAGACATTTcctccattttcatttgtaaacTGTTGTGGAGACGGCGCTCTGACTGCTCATAGCACAGCGGGCGGCAACACGGCTGCACACATGGGAGTGGGGGTGTTGGTGTGAGTCCAAGACACCTCTAAAGACTGCCACCTCCCCTCTGTACCTCCAATGCCCAGAGCTTAATCCTGCCATCAGGATGTACCCTCCCCAAGGCCTAGGATCACTAAGTCTGGACGGTCCCTCAGGGCCTGAAACCAAAGGTGGCCTAGTACTTCCCAGGCCTGAACTCAAGGCCTGGACTCTACTGCCAATCAGGGTCTGCATCCATAGGAGGCAGCagctcaccccagctccccaaaaCTCAAACCCCTCTTCCATACCCATGGTGCAatgcagcaggaggaggagaaggaactcTAAGGCCTGAAAGCAAAGCCACAGGGTGTGGCAAAGAACTGCACACACTCCTAAAtacaaccccccccccccccaccgccaGGCTCTCCTCAGAGTCACCTCTGCTTTCAGCCAGGATGTCCACTTGGGGGGGTACTGGTACCAGAAGTAGGAATGGCCCTAGGACCCTAACAACCTTCACACTGCTGTCTTCCGTTGAAATAAGCCTGCCACTACAGGAAGAGAGCAGAGCTCACAGGAACCTAGAGCTAAAGGGGCACTTCTAGCCACCATGAGCAAGTGAGGGTAGAGCCCAGTGGGATGGCATGCCAGGAGTGGGCACTCCCTTGGCCTGTTCTTCTCTCAGATAACCGCCCGCCCTCCCTCAGGACCAGCTCGGAAGTCTCTCCAAGAGCCCCAAAGTCCAGGAATCCCCACCAAAGGATTCAGAAATAGTGCCCACAGTCCTTGGGCCCTCTGAACGGTGGGTACGAGTTTTGAGGATCTGCTGGCGTAGAGTGGGGTGGGGACTGACAAATGAGCCAGGGGCACTGGGGAGGGTAGGAAGCCGGGCCTCAGCTCATCCCCCGTCCCTGCGGCACTGGTGCTGCATCATACCGACTGGGGGGAGGAGAGCCGAGCCGCCGGAGGCCAGCGCCGGTCCGGGACAGACCGATCCCTAGAGAGTGGGGCAGAGTGGGACGCGTCCCGGCTGCTCTCCTTCCCAGTCCGCTGACTGCCCTGGCCGGCCGGGGAGAGGAGTCCGGGAGGGTGTCTCTATTGTCCCGGGGGCTGGGGCCTGGCTCCCTAACAAAGGCCCCGCGCCCCCTCCCCGGCCGGCCCTGCCCCGCCCAAGGGGGACCCAGACAGGGGGAGAGCAGGGGGCCCCGGCCCGGCCGGGAAGCCGGGGGAAGCCGGGCGTTTCCGCGTCggccggggggggggggaggggaaggggcgcTGACCCAGACCTGGGGGGAGGGGGCCCAAGCCCCGCCTCGGGTCCCGCCCCCCGCAGGCCCCTCCCCCGTCCCCGTCTCCGTCCCGTACTCACCCCGCCCGGGGGGCCGCGCCGGGGCCCGGCGGCCTCTCAGGGCCGCGTcctccggcggcggcggcggcggcggctgctccGGAGCCCCATGTCCGTCGGTCCGTCCTCGCCTTTCCCCGGGGCCCGGGGCCCGGGGCCGGGGGGTCGGGCCGCCCCCCCGCTTCGCCGGCTCACCGGGCGGCCatggccccttcccctcccttctcgTCCCgtcgccgcctcctcctcctcctcacctcaCCCCGCCCGCGCGCACTCCGCGCGCCGTCCGCgcgcccctccccccgccccccactccAGCCCGCCTCTCCCGGGCGGGGGGTGCGGCGCGAGCCCGGAGCGCGCGCGCGTGCCGCGAccggaggatggatggatggagcgAGCGAGAACGCgagcgtgcgcgcgcgcgcccctctccccctccctccgcGCGGGCGCGAGGCCAACCGCGAGCGCGCTCcaacctcctcctcttcctcctcccgcCCCCCTCAACACCCCGCCCCcgccctcccttcctcttccttctttcgcTTTCGCGCGCCCAGCGACTGCTCGCGCCTGCTAGAAGGGCCCGAGCGCGTGCATCTGCCCCGCGGCCGCAGCTCGGCAGCATTTGCTCCAGGGGGCGGGGACCGGGCGGGGAGGAGGGGCGCCACGCCGCCGTCCAAAGTACCGGCGGACGGGGACGAGGGCGGGGAGATGGGCGAGGCCTTCAGGAGCTACCTTGGCCAATCGCTGTCCAGCCTTGGCCTAGCCGGCCCAATAGGATGGCAGTGGGCGGAGCGGCGTTCAAGGTGAGGTGCGCGGTGCGCTGGAGGCGGAGACGTTGTGCCGTCCCGGCCGGCTCTGGGGCGGGGGCAGCGGGTGGCGTCGAAAGAGAGCGCCGGCTCCCAGCCGATCCTGGGACGCCTTCCGGCCCAGGCTCCCCCGCCCTTCCCTCGGTGCTCCCGGCTCTTTCCCCTGACACCCCCAGCCCCGCCACCCCGGCATTTCCCTGAAGCGTGCAGCTACTTCTGTGAAGAGACCAGAGTTGAAATGGGGCCAGTTAGCACCTCAGGACGGAAAACGCATGGAGCCGAAAGGCTCGTCCCGAGTTTCCGTTTCCCCGTTTCTGGGCGGGTCTTATCCCACTCCTAGCCTGTGAACCACGAAGCGCCCGAGAGAGGAGGGTCCTCCGCTGAGCGGGGAGGCCGGGCTGTGCCCTTCTGAGCGGAGCGCCCTCCCCTCCCTCATCCTAATTTAGCACCCACACCTGCTGGCCTTCCTTCTTCTGGAACCCACGCTGGACCCTCTGCCCCTCAGCCTGCCTGCCTGGTACTGACCAGACACTTCCCAGACCCAGTGCTGCCCCCCTGGCTGTGCCCATGTCCGTGCGTTCTCACAGTGCCACTTCACCTTCTGGACGAAAAGTCCTTTCTCAGCCGCAGTAAATGCCTAGACTAGAGCTGCCATCTCGGTTACTCTCTGTGGGGACAAAGTGTGACAGACCCCTCCGATTAGAAGAGAAGATTAAACGAGGAAAGTTTTAAATACTTTGAGGCCATCACGGGCTCTTCAGTCTTCAGGAAACGTTTATTGAGATGATAGTCCTAAGTGGTAAATATCAGGAGGCagttctgaatttaaaaatttgggCTTTACAAATGAACTTGGGCAAATGAGCTCTCTgttgcctctgtttcctcttttgtcaCTGGGTATAATGATACTACCTGTCTTATTAGGTGGTTGTAAGGACTGACAAGTCAGTGCATGTGACACTCTTAGCTCAGGGTAAGTGCTCCATTAAGTCTTAGCTGTTACTTTTACAGTTCTCTGTAAAAATTCCTACCATGCATACATGCTAGGATGCAAAGATCAAGTAAGACAGTTGTCTTCCTCAAGAAGTTCACAATTTGTGAGCTGGACAGACATGTAGAAAAATATCTGCCAAGCAGTGTtataaaaacaagagaaatatGCATAGGGGGCAGAGGTGGCCCAGAGGAGAGATGAGATGATGTAAgacagtcagggaaggcttcttgtAGTGAGAGATGTACTAGGTCAAGGTAGGACAAGAAGGCACTAGACACCCCAAACAGTAAGCTTTAGAAGTATGGTTCAGTCTGGGGACTGGCTGGAACATAGGAATTGGTGGGGAAATAGCAGGAAGTGAGCGAGTCAGACTATACAGAAGTAAAGGTGTGCTGAGGGATGCAGGCTTTAACCTAATAGGCCATGAGGAGTCCTCAAGGGGGATCATTTGACCAGACTTGAATTTTAAATAAGTCACTCTGGAATACCTTAGAAGCAGtaggttgtttttttaaatttaagtatcattgatacacaatcttctgaaggtttcaattgaacaacattgtgatttcaacattcacctgtattacaaagtcctccccctccccccattgcagtcactgtctatcagtgtagtaaggtgctatagagtcattacttgtcttcttcgtgctgtactgccttccctgtgacccacctatgTTGTGATTGAAAATTATAGTGACCCttaagccccttctccctccccacccactctccccatcccctcccttttggtatccactaatcccttcttggagactCGGAGTCGGAAGCAGTAGGTTTTTATTATCAATTGAGGTGCGTGGGATAAAGGAGAAAAGCCCTGAAAACACCTTTAACCAAGATGAAGAGATGTGAGGATACCGGAGAATGACAAATTCAGTTTGGGATAGTTGGAGTTGCTGTGGGATCAGCTGGTGGAAACTCTCAGAAGGTGGTTGAGTCTTGAGAAACCTCCACAGTATTATCAGGAATTATCCACCCCAATGATGCTGTTGTTTCTAAATATGCCCAGTACATCCTACCCTGAGGAATTTATACTTGCCCAGGAAGCCTTTCTGTCTCCTCCCTATTTACCTAAATCCTTCTTCACTTTTCCGCTAGGGCCATCCTCACACCAAACTCCTTTACAAATGGATTAAACTACTCATTCAGCTCTTGGCCTGGGCTGCTCTGTGGTGGTGACCTCTGGGCATGTGCCCGGTCTCCACAGTTAGCACCAGTCAATAAACACTAAGGACTGCACTGGTCCAGGCTGCGGGTGAGGCCCTGGGGTTACCGCAACAAGCCAGAGAGACACACTGACTTTGTCCTAGTAGAACTTACAGTCCAGCAAAGCCTGATGTGGAAGAAACAAGACTGAGTGTGAAGGCATCCAGGTTGCGAGCTGCTGAAGAAACAAATGGCATAGAGATCTTTTTGTCAGGGGTTCATGGAAGCCCATTGCCCCCAAAGTGATCTTTTAAGTGGAGACCTGAATTAACCAGGCAGAGAGTGATGGgaacattctaggcagagagGAGGTTATGTGTATAGGCAGAGCATGCATAGGCCCTGGAGGAGTGTGTTGTGTTTGAGGCACAGATGGCTTGTGTAGCTGCAGTTGCGCCAGAGAGGCCAGCAGAGGCAACAGATCATCCAGGACCTTGTGGGCCATACTTACTCcctcattcagtaaatgtttcttgACTGTCAAATGTATGCCAATCAATTTTAGGTGCTGAGATTACTGTAACAAACACAGATAAAGTGTCTGCTTGGAGAGAGAGACAATAACCAAGTAAACAGTTGCAGAAACAAGGAgatttaggaggaggcctctatAGAGAAAgtggtcagggaagacctgtctGTTAGGTGATATGTGAGCTGAAGCCTGAAGGATGAGAAAATCAGCAATTTGTAGAGTTAGGAGAACAGCATTTTGGGCAGAGAGAACAAATGCAAAGGCCTTGTGATAGGCATGTTTGAGGAACACAAGGGAGATCACTTGGCTGGTTCATTGTGAATGATTGGAAGAGGGGGGCCAGAGAATGTGGAAGAAGGGAAGCAGGAGCAAGGGCCTTGTTGGGCATGGGAAGCCATGGTAAATTTAAGTACAGAAGTCATCAGATTTATTTTTCAGACAACTTGCTGTGTGCAGAATGGACTGTAGGGGGCAAGAGTGTAGGCAGGAAGACCAGTTTTAGGAGGTTTTTGCAGAATTTGAGCAATGGCCTTGACTAGGACCTGGATGGCAGCAGTGAATAAGGGGAGGCAGATTTGAGAGAGACAGGAAGTGGAATGGACAGGTCTAGGTGTACAAATAGATGTGGaagtggaagagggagggaggagtcaTGGCTGATACCCTAGTTTCTACATTGAGTGATGGTCATTTTGGGCGTAGAGGTATAAGATGCCTTCAAGATATCCCAGAGTATACTCAAAAGTCAACACAGGTCTATAGCTTGGGAAGAATGATCTCTGCAGATAACCACATTTTGGAATGGTAACCTATGGGTGACAACTGGAAGTTCATAGGGCAACATGAACACTTAGGATAGAATGAGGAGGAGGAGCCCATGCCATTAAAGTAGACCAAGATGTCAAGAGACAGGTGTCCCCTGGATGTAATGATGAACATTACATAGGTGGTAACCTTAGAGAATCCCCCCAGGGGAAGTGGTGAGTGGGAGATGAGGAAGTGGGAGACCATGAGAAGCAAAGGGCTTTTCAGCAGTTCAGCAAAAATAGAAGAATGTGGGATTGAGGAAGAGCCCTTGAAGGAAGCCTAGATCTTCAGCCTTTGGTGGTTCCAGGAACCCAGCCCGGGCTTGTGCACGGAAGGCTGTCTTCCTTAACCAGAATCATCTAGGCCCAGCCTGCTTCCCATCAGATGTCTGAGAGGCGTCAGGAAGTCATCCCTAACCCTAGGTTATGGCTGAGGGTTCAAGGTGGGAGGTGACCCCAACTCTCAGTAAGCCCTGCATGACCAGAGTGAACCCCTGACCCTAAAAGTTTATCACTCCTATTTTTCAAGGCAGTGCACTCTGGGAGAAAATAATGTAGCTGTTCTCCAAATTCTCACTCAGAGTCTTTAGTATGTCTGACTACCCAAAGTGAACAATTGAGAAAGTCCAAGAACAGTAGCGCATAACAATGTGAAGAGTAGGTTGCTTGTGGGGTCTTCAGGAAAGAAGGGGCAAACAAGCTGGCTTCAAGTGTCTTTCCACACTGAACCTGTTGGGTCTCCCCTGCACCCTGCCCTTCATTGATTCCAGTGACCACACAGCAGTCAAACctttgtttttcactttattgtacaaaaaaagggaaaacaaaacttCCACAGTTGACCTTAAGCTTAGGCAGACACCTCTAAGccactccctcccacctcccatgATACAAATTCAGGTTGTGGTGGTTGTTGAAACCTACAAAAATCACTccttaaatattagaaaaaaaagggagggggagCAGatgtcctcccaccccagccattCCATCCCAGTGCCAAAATGCACTCAGAGTGACCTCTTACAGTACCAACACTCCCATCCCCACAGCCCTGTTCATACTGTaagaatttttcactttttaaaacggGGGGAAAAAGTGCCCCaaagttgtttttaaatgaaaacacattccaCTAAAGCACAACAGTGCAGGGGCACCCAAATAGGGAAATGGGTTCTTTGCAGGGGCTCTTGGTTAGAAACAGAACCTATGAACCCCTATACCAGGGTCATGACAAAGGAAGGGGAGTGGGAATGGAGggtccctttccccaccccagcaccaTGTCAGAGGCAAAGCTGACTGTTTGCCTTTCATTGGGAGCAGGactcctttcccacccctcctcctagGCAGAGTTCCCACTCTTCCCCCAACCTTTGGCTTTCATTCAGAGCGGGAAGGTGGAAAAGCACCAAGCCACAATTAAATAGGTCACTGacatgattagaaaaaaaaaaagccaaaatttaataaaaaaacaaacaaaaatccaatcCAGACAAGGTGGCTTGGCTTATGATTCTAAGAAAGCGGGGCACCAAAAACTTGGGGATGGCTGGGGAAGGTTAGAGAACGAGCTGCAGAAGCCGCTTTTGCAAACACCTTCCCCAGCTGTATTACGGGTGGGTAGGGGAGCAGACCTGAGAAATCAAAGgaaatgggggtggggtgctggaGGATAtggggaagaggcaggagggaCGTGTAAGTGAAGAGCTTCCAACACATTTCTTGAAACCCAGGTTCTGAGCCCAGGGGTAGCCAGGCAACACCTCAGATGAGCTGGAGAGGTCTTTCCCACCAAGTAAGAGCTTTACAGTTCAGTCTGTCTACCTCCCTACTGTCCTGCTTGATCCCGGACATCAGCAGCAGCTCAGCTATGTGAGCctggcaaagggaaggaggtaTAGGAAGCATCAGAGAGACTTCAGGATACCCTCCCAAATGGAGTCAAGATTAGGCAAAGCAGAGGATATTGAGAAAGGGGCTTCCCCAGCTGTTCCCACCAGGACCAGTATCTCCTTGGCCCTCACAAACCCTTTTACCAGATTCACAGACTGAGGTGggcttccccttctctctctcacacatacacacacactaacacagcCTTTGCACACATCCACAGGGCACCCATGctatgtacacaccacacacacatacatacatacacacacacttcaccATACACATCAAGACCGTTTTAAAAAAAGTCCCAAACCTATCCCCTAAACCCTCCCTctccaagaaatgacaacagagacGGCAGCCGAGATCGGTAGGAAACGTCTCGTTGACAGCtcagagcttaaaa of Manis javanica isolate MJ-LG chromosome 4, MJ_LKY, whole genome shotgun sequence contains these proteins:
- the ATXN7L3 gene encoding ataxin-7-like protein 3 isoform X2, whose translation is MKMEEMSLSGLDNSKLEAIAQEIYADLVEDSCLGFCFEVHRAVKCGYFFLDDTDPDSMKDFEIVDQPGLDIFGQVFNQWKSKECVCPNCSRSIAASRFAPHLEKCLGMGRNSSRIANRRIANSNNMNKSESDQEDNDDINDNDWSYGSEKKAKKRKSDKNPNSPRRSKSLKHKNGFSVCTSASNTLPLLFSSSGELSNSDPFKYNNSAGISYETLGPEELRSLLTTQCGVISEHTKKMCTRSLRCPQHTDEQRRAVRIYFLGPSAVLPEVESSLDNDSFDMTDSQALISRLQWDGSSDLSPSDSGSSKTSENQGWGLGTNSSESRKTKKKKSHLSLVGTASSLGSNKKKKPKPPAPPTPSIYDDIN
- the ATXN7L3 gene encoding ataxin-7-like protein 3 isoform X1, translated to MKMEEMSLSGLDNSKLEAIAQEIYADLVEDSCLGFCFEVHRAVKCGYFFLDDTDPDSMKDFEIVDQPGLDIFGQVFNQWKSKECVCPNCSRSIAASRFAPHLEKCLGMGRNSSRIANRRIANSNNMNKSESDQEDNDDINDNDWSYGSEKKAKKRKSDKLWYLPFQNPNSPRRSKSLKHKNGFSVCTSASNTLPLLFSSSGELSNSDPFKYNNSAGISYETLGPEELRSLLTTQCGVISEHTKKMCTRSLRCPQHTDEQRRAVRIYFLGPSAVLPEVESSLDNDSFDMTDSQALISRLQWDGSSDLSPSDSGSSKTSENQGWGLGTNSSESRKTKKKKSHLSLVGTASSLGSNKKKKPKPPAPPTPSIYDDIN
- the ATXN7L3 gene encoding ataxin-7-like protein 3 isoform X5; amino-acid sequence: MKDFEIVDQPGLDIFGQVFNQWKSKECVCPNCSRSIAASRFAPHLEKCLGMGRNSSRIANRRIANSNNMNKSESDQEDNDDINDNDWSYGSEKKAKKRKSDKLWYLPFQNPNSPRRSKSLKHKNGFSVCTSASNTLPLLFSSSGELSNSDPFKYNNSAGISYETLGPEELRSLLTTQCGVISEHTKKMCTRSLRCPQHTDEQRRAVRIYFLGPSAVLPEVESSLDNDSFDMTDSQALISRLQWDGSSDLSPSDSGSSKTSENQGWGLGTNSSESRKTKKKKSHLSLVGTASSLGSNKKKKPKPPAPPTPSIYDDIN
- the ATXN7L3 gene encoding ataxin-7-like protein 3 isoform X3 — encoded protein: MKMEEMSLSGLDNSKLEAIAQEIYADLVEDSCLGFCFEVHRAVKCGYFFLDDTDPDSMKDFEIVDQPGLDIFGQVFNQWKSKECVCPNCSRSIAASRFAPHLEKCLGMGRNSSRIANRRIANSNNMNKSESDQEDNDDINDNDWSYGSEKKAKKRKSDKLWYLPFQNPNSPRRSKSLKHKNGELSNSDPFKYNNSAGISYETLGPEELRSLLTTQCGVISEHTKKMCTRSLRCPQHTDEQRRAVRIYFLGPSAVLPEVESSLDNDSFDMTDSQALISRLQWDGSSDLSPSDSGSSKTSENQGWGLGTNSSESRKTKKKKSHLSLVGTASSLGSNKKKKPKPPAPPTPSIYDDIN
- the ATXN7L3 gene encoding ataxin-7-like protein 3 isoform X4; amino-acid sequence: MKMEEMSLSGLDNSKLEAIAQEIYADLVEDSCLGFCFEVHRAVKCGYFFLDDTDPDSMKDFEIVDQPGLDIFGQVFNQWKSKECVCPNCSRSIAASRFAPHLEKCLGMGRNSSRIANRRIANSNNMNKSESDQEDNDDINDNDWSYGSEKKAKKRKSDKNPNSPRRSKSLKHKNGELSNSDPFKYNNSAGISYETLGPEELRSLLTTQCGVISEHTKKMCTRSLRCPQHTDEQRRAVRIYFLGPSAVLPEVESSLDNDSFDMTDSQALISRLQWDGSSDLSPSDSGSSKTSENQGWGLGTNSSESRKTKKKKSHLSLVGTASSLGSNKKKKPKPPAPPTPSIYDDIN